The Thermothelomyces thermophilus ATCC 42464 chromosome 6, complete sequence DNA segment ttttttttttttttggggggggggggggaggggggttaTGTGTACGTATTTGACACGTCTACGGTGAACATACATGTTTaggtttcttttttttgtaGCAATCCCGTTGCCcatgccttttttttttttttccctttttttttttttcccctttttttcccctttttttGGTCAACAAGATTACCAACCAAGTCGCATCGGTTCTCTCACGCGGTAACCTGGCTGTCCAGCTACCTGTCCAGCCACCCGTCCCTCATCGGATTGGCATCCCTCCTAGCATCtgctttttttcttctttatGTTCTAGAACCCACTCCCACCTTTTCAACCCACCGAATTCACTCGTACGCCTTCATCAGCAGGTTGCCCTCGACGGCGTTGGCAATGAGCTCGCCGTCGGGCCCGCCGAGGTGGGTCGAGTGCGCCCACGGCTTCGCCGCAATCTCGCGGCGGACGATGCCGGCGAAGCAGGCCTCCCAGCCGCCGCGGGGGAAGGCCCGGTGGACGTCGTCGCGCGTGGCCGCGTGCACGGCGTACGCGCGCGCGCCCACGTTGTCGTACACGGTCGCCAGCTGCAGCACCTGGCCCAGCAGCGTGATGGTGCCCGCCCGCACGCCCACGCTGCCCAGCGCCAGGTCTTGGTGCCGGATGATGGCCTCGCACACGGCTTCGGCCTGGGCCTGGggagcgggcgcgggcgcgggcgatgGCGAGGGCGCGGGCGCAACGGCCTGGGAGGTGGTGCTGCTGGGCGGAGGGGAGCTGAGCAGGTTGATCGCCGTGATGGCGCCGTGGAACTCGAACGAGAGGCGAGTCGACGTCCAGAAGGCCGGGGCGGTGCCGATGTCGTGCAGCAGGCAGGCCAGGGCCAGGGTGGAAGGGGAGAGCGCCTTGGCGTGAGAAGGGAACTGCTGGTGGAGAATGGCGGTTGCTGTAAGGGGGGGTTTGTTTTCAGCTGCTGTCAGTCGGGTGCCCCGTGATTATATGTGTGCATAATTACCCCAGTAAAACACCCGCATAGAGTGGTTGTAGGTCTGCAGGGGGAGTTGTTCCTTGGCGTACTCCTGAGCCCTAGCTACGAGGGGGTCATCGGATGGGAAGTGAATGTCCTTCACCAGCACCGGCGCGGGCTCGTGGAGGTATGGCTTGCCCTGGAAAatggcgtcggcgtcgagcGGAACCGGCGTCCAGCCGTGTTCGGCAATGGGGTCGTCGATGTTCGAGGTCATGGTTACATTTACTTGGCTGGCGCCCGGCGTTTTGAGGTTCGCGGTTTGATTATTTGGCACGCAGGGAGACTCGGAATGCGCAGCGATGATGCGGACGATTGTGATCAAGCTGAAGAAGAAATACATGTCATACAGCTCCTATGATCAATTTCAGACctttaattatattatagctcATCGTTCCTGACTCGCAGAGAATCCATTTCTAAGCATCCCACGGACGGTTCGTTGAATGACACATCACGTTCGTCATGTCGGTTACGCTTACTAAGACGTTGAGCAATACAAACATATCGTTGGTAGTACGGTGTTGCGTTAATAGTCACGACTGCAGATatcaagaaaaaaaataattGCTGTTGTACCCGCCGGACATAACGGCCCTCCCGACGGGTATTATAGCGCTGAAGACCTTGAGAGAGCTCTTTTCTGTTGTTGCGATAGTCGCCACTGCTACGAGGAAAGCTGCCGGTGACCAGATCCATGCGTGCGGCAAACGAGGGTTCAATCACCTGAACGGGGCACAGAGCCAGAAGTTCgtttaattaattaagcagGCACACTAGCAATCCTAGAAACCTTTGGTAGCGCGTAAAGTGTACATACCAAATTAACAACGCATCCCGTAGACGGAAGGAAGAGTTTGACAGCCAAGTTCCATTTCCTTGCTACAACGACCGCGTGCATTAAGGTAGGGGGGCGATCAGGTCGAATAATATCATTTTTCGAACACACCCACTAAATCATTCCAACCCGGGAACATCTGCAGAGGAAATACGAACCTGACCGAGAAAGGGCGGCCGCGAATGTCCACCAAACCAGAGGCATCTTTTAGGTTGATGGCAGCTAGTTCGCCAGCGAGAAGAAAAGGCACGGTTTTAAGGTTTCATGAGTGATCACACGGCGAGTGAGACTACCTACCCAACATGCACATGTACTGgaattaataattaatacCTATTTGCCTAGAGTATCTTTGGTCTGTGCAAGCACCTAATTTATAATACCTAGTATACTCTCTAGCTACATTTCATTTCACGCGACGGAACCTGCGGCATTCAagtcgacgacgaaggagctgATGGTGAGGAGAATAAGAGCCGCGATGAATCGGCCCGGGGTCAGTGACTCGATCAGTGGGGAACTAATTATTGACACCATGATCAAGATGGACGAGTGCCTGGGAATACTTGATGTTCAACCAAAAGGCCTGTTTACCCTCTCAGCCATGGGCTCTGGTCTTCCGCGGCATCACCAAAGGCAAACAAATCTCTTTGCTCACTGTCCTTCCAGCAGTGACAACCCAGAAGGAACAAATCAAAAAAAACATTGGAGCTGGCCGGCCCATCCGATCCGCTTTCAGTACGCGGAATTAgacttttcttttctttctttctttcttttttgcTTGTTTTCTTCACGCGACTGGGAAAAGGAGCAGGCGCAATGCGGACCACAGGCCCAGGTGCCATGCCACTTCTGCTGCCCATTGGCCTCGACTTTTTCTAGGACCAGCAACATACATAGAGTTCGCTGACATGAATCTAGTCTCAATACCCGGAACTGGTTGGCTCATTACCTATCTAGAAGTACCCAGCTACTCAGCTGGTAGTTCGAGGAAGCGGAAGCCGAGCGGCTCTTCCGGAGCTGTCTATAGTGGAGCCTGCAGACCACTGATGACAAGTTGGGGCAGTACAACAAGCGCCGAGGTGGAGGTAGGTATGGACGGGCCGATGGAGGGCTGTGATAACAAGACTGGTATGTACGTCATTGGCCACTTTCACGGTTGAACCCCTATTCTGGAAGCCTCAAGTCGTAATTAATTCCAACACGGCCAACGTGCAAACCCAGCTGCCGAAGCAGTCCCCGAGGACTGTTAGTGCACGGCACGGAATAATGCTACATTAGCTTGAATACGATGATGCTGAAGGATTTGAAGCTACTCTAACCAGAGCACATGTGAGGTGTGTTGCATACTCTACATATTCGAGTGTAGTACTTCGTAGTGTAGTCCTGGTTCCTCCCGACCGCGAAAACTTCACTCCTCCACTCCAATCTCGCGGTGAGCTTTGATACAGTGGACTCATATCATTGCATCGGCCACCCGTCACAGCTAAAAACCGGAATTACTTTCCGTTACTAACGTAGGACGCGCGGAGTGGCAAGCCCATTTTGGAAGGCCGGCGCCCTCGTCGTAATTACCTCTTGTCATAAGttactctctctcttttccttttttttcttccgaAAACAAAGAAAGAGAGAAACAAATAGAAGAGGGCACTCAAACATTCCTGCATAGAGCAGTAATAACAAGTCCTTGCATGTAACACACCATTCAAATTCCCCACTACTCGCATTAATAATTATTAGTTAGAGGAGGAATGCAAGAGGAATGTGTCCTTCCCGGTACTCAAATCGGTTTTGGTAGCAACTACCAAATATGGAGTGGCCAGAGACAACAGAAGCAAGGATCCCTTGCAAACAGCTCACTACCAATAGCTTGCACACATGTCTAGATGTATGAATTACAGAGGGGAACCACCTACGGTTCTACACAGTACTGCAGGAAAAACATGGCATTAATTACTTCGGCCATACGCTTGTCGCTTGCAAACCCTTTTATTCTTCAGCCCACTATGAGAACACCGTCGTCTGACACTCATTTCTTCTTCTCAGTCCTCGAGGTGTCCAGGTCACGGCTTACCCAAAAGTTGCCTGGCGGTTCCTAGCGGCATTAAGCTCGAAACGATAGTGCCGAGGACGGCTACACTTGCCTGGTGCCGGGCCGGCTTTAGTGGACTAGGTGGTCCTCACTCGGCGCATCTTATTTGCAGGTGTTCTCCAATGTTGCACTTGCATGGACAGACTTTCAGCTCCCGCAACGCTAGGCTCCCAAGTTAATGTAAATAAATGCGATTGGTGCTTCTTCATTCAGGAGTCTCATTCAACCTCGTCACGGCCCCCCCAGCTCTCAACATGTGATTTCTGCAATCGTTCGAAAAGTCGGGTCCACAAAGATCCTTTATTTTACTTtaccccccttcccccccggGCTACACTATTCCCGCTACACTACACACTTCATGCAGTCGGATCCCGACTAACACATGCACATGCCCATGTTCATGTACGAGATATTTCAcatttttattttattttattttaacGTATTACTGCGTACCAGGTCTCTAAGCAAACAGAGACGACATCCATCGTGCCGAGCGGTCCCCGCTCGGCACGGCTTGATTTGTCGACCGATGTGGACTGGACTCGACCGTTTCGCCGGTTTACCCGATTCGGGAGGTGCGTAGTAGACGCGGGAGGCTGTTCCCGGCGCCCTCGGCGCACTTTAGACTGTACCTCCTTACACAACTGTGGTACACTGCAAGCGGCCGCCCAATGGTGGAGTTGCCCCTGGCCTGATGCTCTCGGTACCACGCTAGTGTAGTTTTTGAGTGTGTTGTGAAGGGTGTGCAGGAACCTTGATCAGCAGAGAACTTTCACCGGCGCTGTGCCGCACCCTCTTGGCCTCAACCTCACTAAGCTTACTTGTAGCCAGCCCAATGGGCGTTTAGTCAATACGAGGTTGGTCTCTTCCCCAGTCTCCACAAGGCAGTTTGAGATCGTCAACCGCTGTAACCAGAGGGCCTCATGATGGGGCTGGCCCATGGGCCCGGCCAAGGGATGGGCCGAAAATGCAACACTGAGAGCGCTATGAAGGGGAATTGGAAGAGGCAGCTCGAACGGACAATGAGGGAGGCGCAGCATGCCAGTTGGACATAAATCAAGGAGCAACGGCTCACGGCTGCCGCATCTCTCCCTCTCACTTGCTCTGTAGTTCTCTCGAGCCACGAGATCCCAAGAGAGAGATCCTCCGGGGTTACTTCTTCGTCTCTATTCGCCAACAGACAAgtgtgagagagagagaggagaagCAAGATGCGCAACCAGGTGCTCCTGTCCGCCCTCGTCGGCGCGGCCGGTGTCGCGGCCCGCGATGTCCCCTCCAACGTCCAGAGCTTCTATGACTCGCTCAAGGCTAAGGGCGCTTGCTCCAACAAGCTGGCCACGGGCTTCTACGCCAATGACGACGGCCCCAACAGTAAGCCACTAATTAACCACCATCAGCGCCCTCTTCAGTAAGAGTACGGTCCGGCCCCCCCTCGCGCTAACGATgtgacccccccccccttccccgcgGGCCAGCCTTCGCCTACTGCGGTGACCACCTGTCCGACTACAACGTCATCTACCTCAAGGGCTCGGGCAGCGCATTCGCCGACATGGACATTGACTGCGACGGCGAGCAGAACGGCAAGGGCGACGACGGCCGGTGCGGCAACAGCCAAGACACCCAGGCCATCACCTCGTTCCAGGACATCGTCGAgggctacaagaagggcgtCAAGGACCTCAACGCCTACGTGCACCCGTACGTCGTCTTTGGCAACACGGGCTCCAAGAGCGGCTGGAAGACGTTCGACCCGCAGAAGTACGGCATCAAGCCCCTGTCGGTCATGGCCGTCGTCTGCAACAACAAGCTGGTGAGCGTCCTTTTTATActttccttccccccccccccaaaaaaaaaaaaaaaaaaaaaaaaaaaaaaacagatATACCAAAGAGCCTTAACTAACCACCACATCCATTTTTTCGATCGACACAACACAACGAACCAGATCTACGGCGTCTGGGGCGACGAgaacggcgacgacggcgacaagCCCATGGTGGGCGAGGCGTCCATCTCGCTGGCCACGGCCTGCTTCGGCACCAGCATGACGGGCAACAACGGGCACGACGAGACCGACGTGCTCTACATTGCCTTCCCCGGCGACGACGCCGTGCCGGGCGCCGACGGCGCCAACTGGGGCGCCGACAGCTGGCAGGCCTTCGAGTCGTCCATCGAGGGGCTCGGCAACAAGCTCATCCAGCggatcggcggcggcgacccaggaaatggcggcggcgacgacccgGGCAATGGCGGCGACGGTTTCGACGACTGCGAGTGGCCCGGCCACTGCGAGGGGGCGAGCTGTTCGACCGACGACGACTGCTCGGACCCGTGGGCCTGCATCAATGGCAAATGCGGGACCGACCCAGGTACGGATTCAGGCAGCGGCACCTCTCCCAGCTACGTGTGCGAGTGGGCCGGTCACTGCGAGGGCGCCAAGTGCTCGACTGACGATGACTGCTCCGGACAGCTCTACTGTGACTCGTCTGAGAAGGTGTGCACGGCGGGGTGCGAGTGGCCCGGCCACTGCCTCGGGGCCAAGTGCACGACCGACGATGACTGCTCGGATCCCTATGAGTGCAACGCGAGTGCGGGGTACTGCTGGCGTACACAGTAATTAGGGAGGCCAGGCAAAGAGTTGGTGGCTAATGCGATCATCCATCCGGATGGACAATTTGTCACGAATGTGGTGTAATCTGTGTGTGGCCGCCATGGATCGGCGGGCGATGGACGAGAGACACCGCTCGTTGGTATCTGGAGCTTCATGAAATACAGTGCAAGTTAGGTAAATAAGATAATGACAATCGCCGAAGAACCATCTTACAGCATCACCAGAGCTTGGTATAGGGACCACTGAACGTCCATAAATCGCATAAGCTCAGAGCCACCGGCAAAGAGTCTTGATCTCCTGCGCCTGATATTCGGTAACTCCCCACGGCGCTGATGGTTGTGGTCGGCCCAGCATGGCCCACGGCCCTCTTCCTACCATCATCGGCCAATCCTCGACGTCACACTCCCCCATGCTTCCCCCAACTCACGAAACCCCAGGAATCCTGTTCGATCACCGCAATGCATGCCTTCTCAGTCGACGCCGTTATGATTCGCAGCAAAGCCACCTCAAGCACAGTAGCAGTTGCCCGCGCAGCTCTTCATGAAGTCGTTGTGGAAACCTGTGACATCGCAGTAGGCATTGGCGTTGTTCGAGATGCACAGGTCGTTCATCATGGCCGACTTGCACTGAGGCGTGCCATAATTTGACGCGGCCTGGGCCTGAGGAGCCTTGCCCGTTGCGGAGTTGTCATTGCTTTCCACCGGGGCTGCGAGGGTCGAGGTGAGGAAAGCGGCGGTGGTCGCGAGAAGGGCGAGCAGCTGTTGAGCGGTTAGTTCAGAGTACTCGAAACGGACCATATATCATACTCGAAAGGGAAAGAGGGTCATGACGCGCCTTCATCTTGACGGCTGATCAGTGATGAACGGTGATCGGCGCGGGTGAGAGTTGTCGATCCTTGACGGATGGAATGAGGCTCGGCGATCTGGTTGGGAGAACAAGACAGCCTCTGGCTGCGACGTCGCTGGGCCGGCTCCTTATACCAGGGACCGGGCGGCCAAGGATGTAAGTGGAGGTCTAGAATGCGCCCTCTGCTACCTGATCCCGGGTATCGGTTGTGGCGGATGAGCTAGTAAAACGAGCGTGCAACCCAAGTTCGTGGAAAGGCGAACCGGAAAACGACGACCAGGGGGACCACTTTTGGAGGCTCGTGCAGAGGAGAGTGCTCAACCAGGAAAGCGGCGCGTTGACCAAGGATGGGATGGTTTTAAAGAGTCCAGGTCCGGGGGTGCGTGGTTGGTTCGGCCAGTGCCAATGGGATGCAACGACAGGAGAAGAGATGAGTCTGGTGGGAATATGGGTGCGAGGGGTGCGTAGTGTAACCTGGACGCCGGGAATTGAGGGATGTGGGAGGCTTCACTAGTGTGGAAATCTAGGAGGGACCGCCGAGAAAACTGGGGTAATATTTGGAAGGGGCGCCCCGGACGGAGGGTGCGATCGACACTGCTGCAGTGATTTCCGCAAGGAAGAAATGACCACTCAACTCGGAAGCTCCGAGGCCTTGTTGGGGAGCGTTGCACTTCCCAGTTTACTATTCGCCGAGAGAACgcagaaaagaaaaggagaaggggATGAAGAGCTTGGCTCGGGAAAAACGATTTCCAAGAATAGCCAACATGTCACTCCTATCCGTACTAAAGCAGCTACCTTAGGCATTGTACTATATGTTAGTGTAGTAAAGTGCATATACGCGGCACGTGGTTTGAATAGAAGAATGATAATTGCATCTCACTCTTCCTTGCCCAGGCCGCCTGCAGTTTTGTGGGATTGAAGAGAGACGAGAAACCTCGTAATTTCCATCCATCCTTCTTGTCAGGGCGTGGCCACATCCAAAGACGGCTGATTTGCCTGCTCGTTCCGTTCCTAATCTATGCCGAAAGGTCAGTTGCTCCATTCCTGGCCCCCTTGGCTACCAAGATGGACTTGAGCCGAATTGGCCAATGGAACCTTGTGTGCAGGGTCGAGAGCCGGCCCAACGACCAACTCAGGAAGAGATCGGCACGGAGCCGGTGCAGGCCCAGGGGGGCAGCTCTTTCCGGTTAGGCGGGCAAGATTGCTGGGTTCCGGCAGCTGGGTAGCATGCACCGTCCCGGATTTCTCGAGTCCGCCACACCACCCAATGGCCGTTTCATGAATATATTGCGGGGTCTTTATCCATATTTCACCCATGCAAAGAAGCATGCATTTGGGCCACTTCAAACACTTCATGTCGGCACCTGCCGTGGTGTTGCATGGCTGAATTCGAAATTCTCGGAGGGCATGGCTCGCTGCAATGGTCTTCATTCTCGACTGTTTCGTGGCGCTGCCGTCCTCATGATACATCACATCATCCGTGACCTAGACTGATCATCCTTGCAATACACTACTGTAGAACGACGGAATGCCGCTCCGTTGCCCCATTCCACCAATGCTGCACAGAACTTTGGGAGCCGGGGATTCACGTGGAAACTCGCCCTATGCATGGTGTGTAAGAGTAGTTCGCCGCGAGCCAAGTCCCACACCGCGATGCCAAGGAACCTCGCTCTCGCTACTCTCTGTCTGTGGCACGTTGTCCCTTGCAGGAAGCAATATCCGTTGAATACCTGCTCGCAGTGTTTCGCAGAGAGATATATAAGATACCAACTGCAGGTTGCACATTAGTATCTACGGGGTTAAACTTGATTTGTGATGTAATGGGCAGGAGGTGCACGACCTGATGCAAATCGCCTGAACTTCTGGCCCGCTGTTCATCATCAGCATCGCATGAGGGTTGGGACTGCTTTTTCTGCTCTTCCAATTTACGAAACGTAGCGGCCCGGTAAACACAGCACCTATCGGATTCCGATGAGACGTGCCGATCTAATCCGGAATAGAGGAGAGAGGGTTTGAACTGCTAGCAGGTTACATCCAACCAGTGCGTCTACCTTAACAAGCCGTTGCAAAGCCTCGCGCCGCTCTCCGTACACAAGGTAGTAAGGTAGCGAATTGGAACGGGCCTACCACAGTGCCCACGCTAACACCAAGCAGTTGCCTGTGGATTTCGGGGGTAAGATACATCGGCTGGCCAGAGGGGCAGCTCGGAGCTCGGAGCATCCCCATACTCATTTACCAAATTGCGAGCCTCTTAGTGCCTGAAAGAGATACCAGCATTGCACAAAGAGCAGCGTGAATAATTAGCGTACCACATATTAATTAGCACATCATTCGCACATCTATCTTGCGGTTGTCTTGCGTTAGTCGCTACAGCGCCATCTCTGTCTACACACTTTCATCCCTGTTTTCGAGCACCCGTCGTTCCTGTCCGCACGCTAAAATAGGCATCATCGATCTCGCATATATCGTGCTATGAAGCGAAAGACCCAGCGACATTCGCATCGACAGCTAAGTTATGGGCCGGTTCCGGTTCCAAACTGGTAATTAAGGACCTCTCTTACTTCGTCAGCgaaatatataataggtaagatCGCATCCGTCTCCAGCTCCCTGGTGAAAACCGGTTTTCCGCTTCGGAGGCTCAAACGCTCCTAGTTGATGCCACGCAGGAGCGACCACCTGGGGAAGCCAAAGAACTGGGACCAGAGCAGGCTCAAGGATGAGATCAGTCAAATGACAATCACATTGGCCAGTTGCCGAAGTTTAATAGTCCCCAAGGACATGTTTATTACGTGCTACGGAATTGCCATACAATACCTTATCTTTCAAAACCAGCACCAGCCCGCTAAGGGAGCTAAAATCAAGTGTAGCACCATTGCGTTGAGCAGATAATTGCTAAAGGAGGCTGCCTTGAGGAGAAGGCACTCTTCCCAGGTCGGTTAATTGGTGGGCATTGTTTAATAATCAAGTCCTTTGTGGTACTCATGAAACCAAGGAGGCGATGAAAGAAGGAATCAGAAGTTGATATCCCGAGGCCAAGCGAATATAGGCGTCGCGGACTAATTAATATTGTCGTCGGCTTGGAGTCTGTTCCCTCTGCTGACTAGTCCCGGCTCCGCAGGAAAACGCTTCATTCCAATTCATTCACGTCAACACCACCACGTCACGACACAGTTACCAACTAAGCTTAGGGCAGCCCATTTGCTGTTCCACATTTCACAAGTGAAGTCGAGTGCAGGCAAAACGCTCAAACACCGCAAATACctagtatgtactgtacatacaatgATATTATACCTGACCGACTGAAACCCGATTTACAACGCATCAGACACACGCCGACCAGGGTGTTCTGATCGTGGCCAACCCCCCTCGAACGACACCACGATTTGACGGACATGTTAGACGGACATGTTAGATACCCAACGTGTCTCTCTTCCCGCATCTCCTTTTGCAAACCCCCGTTGGTTTGGCTCTCGCACGAAAAACCCCGCGCTTTACCGAAACAGACTTCCCCCAAGAAGCCCCTCACCACCCAAGATCGCATCCACACTCCTCTTCAGACCCTTGACCAGCCTCCTCAACTCCAATGTCTCCTCTGCCTCGGCCGACACTTGCCCGGCAGTCCTCGCGCTCGCAGGGGCAGGCGCAATCTGCGCCAGACACTCATCCGCCCGCGCGAGCAGCTCGCTCACCCACACGCCGATCACCCCGTCCCCACCGGGAGCGCCACCTCCGCTAGCGCCGACAGAAGAGGACGCACCAAAGCTTCCGCCCGAGGCCGCCGCCCCGGCAGCGCGCCTCTCCACTTCCCTGACCCACGCCTCGACGGCCACAGCGATCCACTGCACGACCATCTTCCTCCGGCGCCCGGTAAATGGCGCCTCTTGCGCGTCAAACATGTTTTCCAGCACCTGCACGACCAACGCGTGCGGCACGCCCAAGTTCAGGA contains these protein-coding regions:
- a CDS encoding glycoside hydrolase family 75 protein (CAZy_ID 267884) gives rise to the protein MRNQVLLSALVGAAGVAARDVPSNVQSFYDSLKAKGACSNKLATGFYANDDGPNTFAYCGDHLSDYNVIYLKGSGSAFADMDIDCDGEQNGKGDDGRCGNSQDTQAITSFQDIVEGYKKGVKDLNAYVHPYVVFGNTGSKSGWKTFDPQKYGIKPLSVMAVVCNNKLIYGVWGDENGDDGDKPMVGEASISLATACFGTSMTGNNGHDETDVLYIAFPGDDAVPGADGANWGADSWQAFESSIEGLGNKLIQRIGGGDPGNGGGDDPGNGGDGFDDCEWPGHCEGASCSTDDDCSDPWACINGKCGTDPALL